gcaggattttaatccatgacggcgtagtgtgatGCTtagggttttctttgagactgtggtaccagctctcttcaggtcattgaccaggtcctgccatgtagttctgggctgatccctcaccttcctcatgatcattgatgccccacgaggtgagatcttgcagggagccccagaccaagggagattgaccgtcatcttgaacttcttccattttctaataattgcgccaacagttgttgccttctcaccaagatgcttgcctattgtcctgtagcccatcccagccttgtgcaggtctacaatattatccctgatgtccttacacagctctctggtcttggctattgtggagaggttggagtctatttgattgagtgtgtgtacaggtgtcttttatacaggtaacaagttcaaacaggtgcagttaatacaagtaatgagtggagaacagtagggcttcttaaagaaaaacgaacaggtctgtgagagacagaattcttactggttggtaggtgatcaaattcttatgtcatgcaataaaatgcaaattaattatttaaaaatcatacaatgtgattttctggatttttgttttagatttcgtctctcacagttgaagtgtacttatgatcaaattaaagacctctacatgctttgtaagtaggaaaatctgcagtttatcaaatacttgttctccccatctGTATATGGtaggtcccacagttgacaaTATGTGGTACAGCCAAAAAAAAGCCATGAGGTTGAAGGACATGATgagctccatcattgtgaaatgaaagaagttTGGAACAACCAACAATCGTCCTAGAGCTCGTCGCCCAGCCGAACTGAGCAATCGGGCAAGAAGGGCATTGGCCAGGGAAGTGCCTGAGAACGTGATGGTAAATCTGTCAGAGCTTCATGTACAGAAGGAAAACCATCTCATTCCAATCAGGCCTTTGTGGTAGAGGGCCACTCTATCCCAGTAAAAGGCAGATGGCAGCACACTGAGTGTCCTTTAGGTGCTTTATATCCAGTGGGGAACCGTCAGGGCCCTCTACATCCTCAGAGAGGGCCTAAGTATAGAAAAAAatccatatatatttttatatataataattagaactcattgacattgacttcaattagagcagcgttttggaatgacagtagaatcaaccaatcacaaattgtcttgtGATTGGTGGGACAATTTTATGACACTTCAAGGCCCTCTACAGAGCCTAAGTATACgtcactaattcagagccaatagtGTTTTCATCTACAGTTTGCGTTTTatgtaaaaaactattttatctTTAGATGactggttgtgtggtaaaatCAAAGGTAATGACGTTGCCAAAGACAGTATTGGGTGCATTCTTTTTGTGGTGCATTTTTTATTGCATGCTGGAAATCTAATACAGCGCAACTAATACAGCATATACTGTCTGTGGCCTTGAAACAATATGAGTAGTTGTGTGGTTAAATTAATTCCACCAatatttgagtgactgtttaGGCAAAAGTTTCGTTGAAACGACCCAACTGTCTTTTCTTCTAATGTGGTTCCTGCTATTGATATTTGCAATCGTTGTTTATGTTTGCTGTTTCTGTGAGCCACAGCCGTAGTCTAGCTTAGGACCATTTGAGTCTGTCATCAAACAATTGCTACTCTTACATACagttccagaaaaaattaagagacaactgcacctttttctttccatttcaaaaaagttgaaaaggaagcttttgagtgaggaacagaagggtgaaaattgaacgcttctgttcctcactcaaaactttcctttacaaagaaaaaggtgcaatggtttTAATCTACATCTTTTTTTGCTACTTagggcctagctccaatagCACGCCACTGCTTTTGTCAAACTCTAAGTGGGCATGATGTCATGTGGTTTACCTCTGTGTTATGCAGCATACTTCCCCTGTTACAAGAGTCTGCGTAGGTGTGTTTGAGCTAAGACAAAATGTCCCAAAATTGGTTGAACAAGAAACCTGCTAAGCAGTTCCCCAATGAAAATGGAATCGTTAGGTTTAAGGTAAAAGTTACAATTGTCGTTAGGGTTGGCATTAGTGTGAAGTTTAAGCATTAGTGGTTAAGTTTAGTGTTAGGAATTAGGTTTCGGTTTAGGGATATGGTTAGGTTTCGAGTTATAGGTTATAGTGTGggagtttgtatgtgtgtctgtatgtgcaaGGGGCTGTAGACCAgaggagtgtgtgcgtgtggatgAGGGTGGTGTTAGAATAAAAGACCAGTGAGACCAGGGACGGCCTAGTGGTTAGGTGGATACCAAGAATTTAACCTGGTATTTTCTATTTTGCAAAACTGTACAGAGAGTTTCGATGGCTCATGTTGGTACAGGAGCTATTGCAATACGTTGGTAACACTCacccacacgtacacacacacagacacacacactctctataAACACTTAAAGAACCAAGTCTGTGCTCCGTAAACCAACTTTCTTTTGTTTCATCTTGTACACTGCGCTGTCCTTGTCTCTTCATCCTTCACTCGGCCTTCCTTCACCTctatctctcccactctctcagtCAGTCTGATGCCAGCGGTCTCTGTGAGAGGAGTGTGAGACCGCTGCCTGTGTCATGTGACTGCTGCGACGGTCGTttctcagctgtgtgtgtgattccGGAGGCGTGTTTGTGATCCCAGCATTGCTCACACCACGTTCCCGTCTAGGTGGTTGGCTGCTGGCTCTCCTCAACTGCCACCTGGGAATAAAATCCAAAATACAACATTTGGCCTAAGAAGCCTAATTAAGATAAGGAATGCTGACATAAGTAAAACCTGACTAAAGTCTTACTTCCTCTGCTTCTGCGTCTCCTCCTGCATGTCGATACAGGCCATGGCAAACATTTTGAACTCTTTGTAGTTCAAGTACTGAAAGTTGACACAGAAGTCCAATATTGCAGTATTACTTTTAAAAAAGGTTCTTCAAAGAACACCTTTTTATTCCCCAAATAACTATTTGAAGAGTGTTCTGGGGTCGATTTTTAAACTGGTAAGTTGtttatatattaaatgtctTTGACATTTCTCCTTGAATAACTTATATACTTTCAAAGTAAAGGACACTCAaacaaccttttctttttatagtGTTGAGCTAACATTTTAACTGGATAACAGACACATCAGAgcgagagaggagagtgggtaTACCTCATCTCCAGAGACATCAAACTCGTAGAAGATCTTACTGAGGGCGTGCCCCTTCAGGTTAAACAGGAAACCAGAGGCCTGGAACTCAGCGGGGCTGATGGAGCGACCTCCATCCATGTCCAACAACTCAAACACCGGTCTGGAGTGGCGGGAGATGAAgtttttttccacattgtactgaagagagaggagacacacacacacacacacacaaacacacaatgtcatacattcacaatataaaaacaaaaagtctAGACATCTTTTTTTCCATCTGTGACTAACTGCATTTCTCTACTTCCTGTTCAACTTTGATACATAGAAGGAAAAAGTCTTCAGCCGTCTCTTTTAATATGATACGATAAGCGAATTGGGAAGCAGGTTTTTGCGAAAGGGGTTTTCACCTATTTTGTCATGAGAAGTGGTTTACCATAATTCACAAGATATGTTCTTCAACAGATAATGGCCTTTAAATGGCCTTAGGCTTGACCTCTACACCTCTACTGATCACATGACTTTAACATATCATTCTACTGACCACATGACTTTGATATACAGCACTGTTGACCACATGactttaatatacagctctacTGACCACAAGACTTTAGCGTACAGCTCTACCGACCACATTACTTTAATATGCAGCCCTGAGCACACACCTCTGTGCATCTCTTACTTAAGTGCATTAAGTAATGTCAATATAGTTCAGTTGTTCTACTTTCCTGACCACATATTTTTGTAGGGACAATCATGACAATATTGTTCAGTCAATTAATTCCTTATCTGAATtgcaatgtacacacacaaatgcagacAAAGAAATACCACCTCGCTGCAGAGCAGGATGCAAACCAACATATAGAACTGTTCGAAGCCAATCTCTCCACTGGCGTTCCAATCTAACATGTTAAAGGTCATCATGATCTCCTTCTTCTTCAGGTCAGTCACATGGTTCATGAAGTGGTAGAATTGAATATCTGCGGGAAGAAGATACATGTCCACTCACGGTTTACGACATCACATAATTTACAAACATATACGTAAATAACAAATTAACAACACAGATTATATCCAATGTCAACACAAATGACCCTCATGACACAAATGAACTCAGGCATGAATACGTAGCCATAAATCCTAAATCTACCATTCATTCTATTTTTGTTGTGGACGTCCAGGAGTTTAAAGTAATCAGCAAGTATTTTGGCATTACGCAGAGACAGAAGACAGTAGACACTGTCGAAGTCCAGATAATGTAAAACAGTTTCTTTCTTTAGCTTCATCTTGTCTCGCTGACCACTACAGATTTCCTGTCTCACTAAAATTTTCCTGACAATGACATCACAATGGTTGAACACATAattctgtgttcttttgtaGAATCCACATTTAACTGATCTGAATTCTGACATTACTGCAGCAGTGTTTTTAAGGAATAAGGCACAAGAGGCAGTCCTGCATTGGGAATCTAGTCCAAGCCCAATGGCGTTGCTTCACTGAGTGCCATAGCAAACAGACCAACAACTCATTAAGTTGAGAGTTTCATCTCAATACAGCGATCAGTCAAGTACTTTATTATTGGCGGCAGTGAATGTATGATGTAATGAGCCAATGCCACGCGACAGATTTTCCTAACAGTGTGATTTAAACAAGTGAGTCGTTGATAACGAGCAGactggaacacaacaacaacatccacaaacagagacacagggaactgaATCTGAACAAGTGTTTAGGGCCCAGGAGTGCGTTTTATTTTAGCAAGAGAGGTAGGGGGAGAGGGGCGAAAGTCAGAACCAGACAAGCGGCTGCCTTGAAGTGGGGGGTTGGGAGGGATGGGAGTTGGCAAACACATCTTGGGTGGCAGGCACTTGCACAGGAAAGGGtcaacctgtgcagagcacatgcctCTTCGCTATATATTGTCCTTTCCAGTTGACACGAGCCTCTCCGCCTTGGTGACGTGCATCATGCAAACCGACGTGTCATCCAAGTATTTTTTGCGCCTCACTCGCTCGGATTGACATGCGCCATCCGTTTTTTTTATGCGCCTCAACTCCAACACATCATCCATCCATGCCAACAACTCCGCCCACTTTTCCAGATTCAGCACGTGACCCTTGGAAGGTCTGCGCACGGTACCGCCGGGCGCAGCATTGTCCTCTTGTGCAGCGTGGTCGGCCTTTCTGTAATCAGCCACAGCTCCACGCTGATCCTTGGAAACCCATAAATATTGGCCCTGATGACCCTGAACCTTACAGACTTCTGTCAGGGGGCACTGCTGCCACGCAGGTTCAGGAGGTGGCGACACTTTTGCAACCACTGTTTCCATGTTCACTTTCTGCATTCCTAGAATTTCCAGAAATGCCTTGCTGTACTGTGGAGGGTCCATGAAGTGAATCTGAACATGTTATTCGATTTGATGTTGAATGAAAAGTCAAATGACTTTTCACAACATAACCAAAAGTGTAGTATTGGATCTGTTCTTTCAGTACACAGTGCATCAGTGTATAcctaaaaataacattaaaaaacgTATTTGTCAGAAGTTAATACATGGACATTATTCCATAAAACTTCTAGTCAGGACAACATCaggttattttattgtgttgccACTAACTGGTTGCAGTATAACTCTTTTAACTcagcatttttgtaaatgtcacGGTTGGGTTCCTGGACATGATGGATTGTAGAGGATGCCAGGCACAAAAGTCTCTTCCTACTAGAGGTCAGTTTGTGGTTGAGCATATTATTGGCTTAGACCAGCAGCTTGCCTAAGCAATTGCCTAACAAACATCAATGTCTGCCATTTAACCTTTGCTATTTACATCCCAAAAGAGAACAATACAGCTGACTAATTTGCAGCCTAAAACTTTACTGCAAtgcacattttaattgaattgatACAAATGGTCAAAGCATGTGAAATAACCAGGGTGAATAAACAGTTCACTTGGTACACAGTGACATTTCATATCCTCATCTGTCTGATAGGTTACTGGTCAGCAACATTAAAAATTTTAACTGTCAGGGTTTTCCAATACATGTCACATAAGGAGAGTCAACAATCATCTCaattctttttttgggggggcttCAACCTTTCTGACATATGAAAAGGGAAACAAACTAATTCCGCGGAgagaacaaaactgaaaaacgTATGGAATTTACTTATGGTTCGCTACATCATTTAATTTTCCCGTTCCATGTAGGTTTGCATGGCACCCATTTATTTAATCATATTACAAAATCTTAATGCAACAATCATAGGCTTAAATGACATTTCCGGAAACACATGCGTTTACTGAAAACATCAACAACATGTTTACAAAGTTCTGGATGAGATGGATCATACAAATTGTGTCTGGATGGTTGCAACATGCATGTTAGATGACTGACAACATCCTCAAAGTGAACACAGTCCACAAAAGTCTCAGTGTTTGGAAATAAGAAAGAGAACGATGCCATGTCTGAAGAGCCCTACAAAACCATGTAATGTTTGGGAAGGTTAGAATGTGAATTAGTTCCTTCTTCTGGTCTGTACTTTTAACTGGGGAATTCTTTTGCTACACATTATAAAGCCACTCTTCACACTTCAGTGCTCTTCAGAGGATACGTGTTTATCAGAAGATGTTTGATTGGAGTCCCAAGGTATGAACTAATAATTTGTTAAACGTTTTGTTGAGTTATGGATAGAATTTTTAGAATGAAATATTCACTTTAGACataataatattttctattcattatGAACTCTTTAAGTGATGAACGGTAACGTGGGtaacatgtatttttatattagaCATTTATTCAACTATTGATTATTTTCTTTGCTCTTCCCCCTTCTTGCCATGTAGATGAAATGCACTCAGATCCTGTCAATTTTGTTTGGCATTCTCATCCTACGCCAGACAAAAAGCCAAAGACCCAAGTTCACTCAAAGCAGCTGGACACTTCAACCAAACGGTAGACAATCACCATCTCTGATCTGAGCATCTATCTCATATTACAGTCACCTGTGAGAGAAATTCAAATGATGTTTGCGGTTTGAGTTTCAGACAGTTTAGGTAGATTTTGCCACTTGACTGTTTCAATGGTTTACAGTCGCACCTTTACTTGGTCAGTTCATATTAAAGGCACCATAAAGTGGAAATAAATGGCTGTGCGGTTGAGCTCTGCGTCAACGCTGACTGATGAGTGTGTATTGTCACCAGTTGTTGTGGTGAACGTGGACGGCTCGCTGGTCCAACATCCTCTGAGCTGTGTGGGTCCCTTCAGTGGAGAGGCGGAGAAGTGGAGAAGAGACGATGACTGGGtgtggaggagagatggagaggagaatgaggagaTCCTGTGGAAGATGAACGGAGTCCCCAGAAAAAGGGGGAACAACTTCCTCGTAAACCTGGAGGAGAGAAACGGAGGGGGAAGCTTTACATGTCACAGGCTGGACGATTCCCTCCTAAACCAGACTATGGTCCTGGTAAACCACCTGGACGGACAGAAACGCATCCTGGAAGGATCCACCAGAACAGGTACACCGGATCTTTCTCTCCGGCGGTTTGTCGGTTGGTATTCGTACGTGGCCCTCGATATGTCCGTCGTCCGACGTTCTTTCATAATGTAGAACAAATTCTAACATTACTTCGGtcttttgcttgtttttattttcaaggcTATATGAAATGTTCTACAAGTAAACACCAACCAAGGTTTCACTGTTCCTGGAATTGTACTCCTTCATGGGTTGGCGAAGTTATGTTTGTCCAAGTTGCACggtaattataataattactattactacatgtttattttatcacTCCACAGTGTGTCTGCGAGAGCATTTCATAATGTTACTTAAAGGCTGTAACACGTTCCTCAGAAGTATTGACTTCGTTTCAAATATCATTTTATTGAATGAGTCAGAGCAACGGCTGGTGTTACTCACATTTCCTGCCTCTCCTCTAATTTCCTGCCTTTCCTACAGAGGACACTTTGTAAAGGACGTCAGCTGCTCCGTGGACGCTACTGGCAAGCACTGGACGTGTTCCTCTGCCTTAGGCGACAgtgacattgtgtgttctttggaCAGTAGTGGGCAGAGTGTGTCCTGCGAGGACAGACGCTACTGTCCTTACGCTGAGGAAACCGACAGAATCAGTCTGACCGTGTACATCAGGAGTAACTACTTGCTGGAGGAATACTCCAGCCGCTTCTACTTGTCAGAGATAGgtgaagaaaacacacacacacgcaacgcgtctccacacacatccacttatAAAAGAATCTAAAACGCGGTGCTCGTAAGCAGATGCCAACCTTGACTTCAGAACGCAGAAATGAAGTTTTGTAACATGGATCGCTGGGATAGAGGCACATAATGGTGGTTTAGTTGCCACAATTAGGAGAGCCGTGTCATTGTATATATATGAACGCATACCCAGCGCAATGTTATATGATGCTGTATTTTTTAAGTCAAGGTGGAAGTTATGATAACTCCTCCcaccctgtctccatctctcgtATCGCGTTCGcccctctctctatttcttttcCCTTCCCTTTCACTCTCCAGTAAAACCAGACCAGGTATTCATCAAGAAGGTGAACAACAGTGCTATTGAGTGGAGCCACCCTGTCTCCTGGAACAGGCCTTCCTCCTACTTCCCCCTCACCTATCAGATCAAAGTCATCACAGGGAAGCAGCGCAAGATAGGCTGCACGTGTGATCCTCTGTCTCCGAGGTGCAAGGTGAGATGCTGTACAGAAACATCCTGACGTTCTGATCAGATGGAAAGTCGACACTGTCCATTCGTTGAATGGATGAATGACTCCTCCGACAGCTTAAAGAGGCTGAGATCCAGACCCCTGGTAGTAGCCAACATTTGAATTACTAGATGGTTTGGTGCCTTTCTTTTGTGTCTCGTCACCCCGTTTCTCCCCTTGTCCAacgctctcctctcctcccaggtCTACAACACAGAGAGCAGCCAGTGGCTGGTAAAGGGCAGCGCGATGGTGTGTATCAGGGCACAGGACTCCCTGTGTGACTCCCCCTGGGGTGACTGGAAGGAGTACAGGTCAGTAACAAGACTCTCAGGTCCTCATTAGTAAGAAGGAGCCACAGCCGTTCCGTTGTATCTGATCTATTCCAGAGCTCATCTGGTTGATCATTTATCAAACATCAAATCCTTGACTAGGGTTAATCAGGGGAGTTGATTCAGAGCTTGTTCGGCTCTAAAGGAACGTTGTGAAAGGTCTGACGGTCCCAAAGAAGAGGCTTTAAAACCCCTGATCTAAGCCACCCTTTATAAAGGAAACTTTTCATTATTAAAGAGACTGACGTTATGAGTACTGTAGAACATCATGTTACAGCTAATAGCCTAGACCcaaatacaattttcaatttTCTTACATTTATGAAATGGATAGGAATTCGTTGTAATTCTttcaatttttcattaattCATGAACAGATATTCAGTGAAAACAGCACAGTAgatttgacagtatttttcttatttttcagacacaagaaaaaggaaaagagggagaatTAAGTGAATGAAGAACAAGGGTGTGTTCATTCTTCAACAAGAGTAGATCACTGTTCTTCACTGCACTGATGAATAATGTTTCTGTGTATTCCCTTTATAGATTGTACACATTTCCATTGTACAAACTCAGCAGTTATAAAGGTGAACTGATATTGCAGAAAGAACAAATCATTCTAAATTAATTTACTGACACAACTGAAcctactgtatattttgaaaTTCTTATTAATGtgcttatttatttaatgatatttatttatttattattaacaaaGTTTAAGAAGTCATTGGTAAAAGTTATTCTTTTATAAAAGACTGTAAAGTGATGTGCACTAACTAAACATGAACTGTTGTGATTTGTTGTGACTTTAAATCCAAATACACTTAAAATCTTTTGCTTACTCCTCATGTGTATGTTTTGCTTACATTATGCTGTGTTTTTCATTGCTGGATTGCTTGGAATATAAGTTGTTTCTTTTCAGGCATTTGTAATACTTTATCAGACAGCAGGAAAGTAGCGTAAGGTTGAGGAGTTTGTTTCTTAAATAACATTGCGTCAGATATGAACCCCTGCTGGAGGACCAGATGTGCATCGTTGTCAGTCACTCACACCATTCAGCCACAAATGCatgataaaataaatggaaataaGAACAACGATTAAGGAAGTTATCTATGACTAATTGTATTGTAAAATACAATACTACTATTTTACAAGAGTAAATTACACCGTAAATTTTAACTAAAAAGAACTACAGACTCcgtgtatttttttaacatagCACCCAACAAAGTAGTCTCCTTTacaattttattatatattatttggcTGCAGTGTACCTATTCTGAGAAAGGTAAAAGTTTAACTTGATATTGTTTGCCAAAGTTGAGCTGTATTTTTCCTGTCATCCTACAGTAAGTAGCCATGTGATGAACCGTAGCCAATTCAGAAAGAGGGGGCGCGAAGGATGCTGATAAAagacacatttaaacatttgactGCTTTATTTCCTTCTGCCTTTTCTACTCCAGTGGTTCACAATATAAGTTGTTTCTTTTCAGGCATTTGTAATACTTTATCAGACAGCAGGAAAGTAGCGTAAGGTTGAGGAGTTTGTTTCTTAAATAACATTGCGTCAGATATGAACCCCTGCTGGAGGACCAGATGTGCATCGTTGTCAGTCACTCACACCATTCAGCCACAAATGCatgataaaataaatggaaataaGAACAACGATTAAGGAAGTTATCTATGACTAATTGTATTGTAAAATACAATACTACTATTTTACAAGAGTAAATTACACCGTAAATTTTAACTAAAAAGAACTACAGACTCcgtgtatttttttaacatagCACCCAACAAAGTAGTCTCCTTTacaattttattatatattatttggcTGCAGTGTACCTATTCTGAGAAAGGTAAAAGTTTAACTTGATATTGTTTGCCAAAGTTGAGCTGTATTTTTCCTGTCATCCTACAGTAAGTAGCCATGTGATGAACCGTAGCCAATTCAGAAAGAGGGGGCGCGAAGGATGCTGATAAAagacacatttaaacatttgactGCTTTATTTCCTTCTGCCTTTTCTACTCCAGTGGTTCACAATATAAGTTGTTTCTTTTCAGGCATTTGTAATACTTTATCAGACAGCAGGAAAGTAGCGTAAGGTTGAGGAGTTTGTTTCTTAAATAACATTGCGTCAGATATGAACCCCTGCTGGAGGACCAGATGTGCATCGTTGTCAGTCACTCACACCATTCAGCCACAAATGCATGATAAATAAATGGAAATAAGAACAACGATTAAGGAAGTTATCTATGACTAATTGTATTGTAAAATACAATACTACTATTTTACAAGAGTAAATTACACCGTAAATTTTAACTAAAAAGTACTACAGACTCcgtgtatttttttaacatagCACCCAACAAAGTAGTCTCCTTTacaattttattatatattatttggcTGCAGTGTACCTATTCTGAGAAAGGTAAAAGTTTAACTTGATATTGTTTGCCAAAGTTGAGCTGTATTTTTCCTGTCATCCTACAGTAAGTAGCCTTGTGATGAACCGTAGCCAATTCAGAAAGAGGGGGCGCGAAGGATGCTGATAAAagacacatttaaacatttgactGCTTTATTTCCTTCTGCCTTTTCTACTCCAGTGGTTCACAATATAAGTTGTTTCTTTTCAGGCATTTGTAATACTTTATCAGACAGCAGGAAAGTAGCGTAAGGTTGAGGAGTTTGTTTCTTAAATAACATTGCGTCAGATATGAACCCCTGCTGGAGGACCAGATGTGCATCGTTGTCAGTCACTCACACCATTCAGCCACAAATGCatgataaaataaatggaaataaGAACAACGATTAAGGAAGTTATCTATGACTAATTGTATTGTAAAATACAATACTACTATTTTACAAGAGTAAATTACACCGTAAATTTTAACTAAAAAGAACTACAGACTCcgtgtatttttttaacatagCACCCAACAAAGTAGTCTCCTTTacaattttattatatattatttggcTGCAGTGTACCTATTCTGAGAAAGGTAAAAGTTTAACTTGATATTGTTTGCCAAAGTTGAGCTGTATTTTTCCTGTCATCCTACAGTAAGTAGCCATGTGATGAACCGTAGCCAATTCAGAAAGAGGGGGCGCGAAGGATGCTGATAAAagacacatttaaacatttgactGCTTTATTTCCTTCTGCCTTTTCTACTCCAGTGGTTCACAACTGTTTTTAGTTACTGTATCACATACTGATTATAGTAAGTACTTCATGTTGGCAACCACCGTTCTctcttacattttaataaacaaagaATGACGGTAGCAGAAAAACTGGAATACATTCCGGATAACATTTTAAGAGTCCCAATTGAGCAAAGATATATTCAGAGACTCAGAAACAATATTTCATAAAGGTGCCCTTATATTTCACAAACAATATAGGAATTGGCAGAGCACTCAGATGTAATTTTCCATACCCCTGACTTGGTCACCATTGTGCAGCCCTTATCACCACTGGGTTCTTTAGGTTCCCCATCTCCCCATTTGGAAAAGGTTAGGGGTTGGCCATTCAAATCCACCTTAAAGTTGGCTTGTTTGCTGTTGTCAACATTGACCCATGCCTGTTCAAAACCCCCTTCAAAGACTTGAGTGAGAGCAACATTCTCTTCTTCATTTTTCGGCAAAGCCAGCACAAACCCCATCTTGGAACAGAACTGAACAGCTTCGTC
The window above is part of the Esox lucius isolate fEsoLuc1 chromosome 4, fEsoLuc1.pri, whole genome shotgun sequence genome. Proteins encoded here:
- the LOC105006257 gene encoding EF-hand calcium-binding domain-containing protein 9 — translated: MKLKKETVLHYLDFDSVYCLLSLRNAKILADYFKLLDVHNKNRMNDIQFYHFMNHVTDLKKKEIMMTFNMLDWNASGEIGFEQFYMLVCILLCSEYNVEKNFISRHSRPVFELLDMDGGRSISPAEFQASGFLFNLKGHALSKIFYEFDVSGDEYLNYKEFKMFAMACIDMQEETQKQRKWQLRRASSQPPRRERGVSNAGITNTPPESHTQLRNDRRSSHMTQAAVSHSSHRDRWHQTD
- the il12ba gene encoding interleukin 12Ba, which gives rise to MKCTQILSILFGILILRQTKSQRPKFTQSSWTLQPNVVVVNVDGSLVQHPLSCVGPFSGEAEKWRRDDDWVWRRDGEENEEILWKMNGVPRKRGNNFLVNLEERNGGGSFTCHRLDDSLLNQTMVLVNHLDGQKRILEGSTRTGYMKCSTSKHQPRFHCSWNCTPSWVGEVMFVQVARGHFVKDVSCSVDATGKHWTCSSALGDSDIVCSLDSSGQSVSCEDRRYCPYAEETDRISLTVYIRSNYLLEEYSSRFYLSEIVKPDQVFIKKVNNSAIEWSHPVSWNRPSSYFPLTYQIKVITGKQRKIGCTCDPLSPRCKVYNTESSQWLVKGSAMVCIRAQDSLCDSPWGDWKEYRHKKKEKREN